From the Paenibacillus sp. FSL H8-0548 genome, one window contains:
- a CDS encoding TetR/AcrR family transcriptional regulator translates to MPRTGRPRAFNRDEAVVAAMLLFWEHGFESTSLAQLRAAMGNISAASFYAAFESKEALFREAVNLYISTYGQVSESFRDSSLTPRAAIEQGLRRSARMQTESSHPLGCLLVLSAATCSLELKHIQELLSKERHKVRSWQKDCIEQAIKDGELPDSTDISMLVTMFDTFLRGISSQARDGVPIEAIDAAITQLMSIWDTLSVKKVDGGIII, encoded by the coding sequence ATGCCACGTACAGGACGCCCTCGCGCTTTTAATCGTGATGAGGCAGTTGTTGCCGCGATGCTATTGTTTTGGGAACACGGCTTTGAATCCACTTCACTTGCACAACTGCGCGCTGCGATGGGAAATATATCAGCAGCGAGCTTTTACGCGGCGTTCGAATCTAAGGAAGCCCTGTTCCGAGAAGCAGTGAATTTGTATATCTCAACTTATGGACAGGTTTCAGAAAGCTTCAGGGATAGCAGTCTGACACCGAGAGCAGCCATCGAGCAGGGATTACGGCGATCAGCACGGATGCAGACAGAAAGCTCCCACCCTCTCGGCTGCCTGCTGGTTTTATCTGCTGCAACCTGTTCTCTAGAGCTAAAGCACATCCAAGAGTTGCTCTCCAAGGAACGCCATAAGGTCCGCAGCTGGCAGAAAGATTGTATAGAACAAGCCATAAAAGATGGTGAGTTGCCCGATTCTACGGATATCTCTATGCTGGTTACCATGTTTGACACCTTTCTTCGAGGGATTTCTTCACAAGCCAGAGACGGTGTTCCGATCGAAGCAATTGATGCTGCCATAACGCAGCTAATGAGCATATGGGATACGTTGTCTGTAAAGAAGGTGGATGGAGGCATTATAATTTGA
- a CDS encoding helix-turn-helix domain-containing protein gives MSKARNKNKGLIYWKNLSLVLLITCVPVALISIVLYYMGTDQIEVEVNKTHQNQLAQSIEHMEDYLTNLEHTVVRLAFDRSMDESLKKMDFIMEFQKTNEIMKSLTLMKESNFLIGSVDLYLRDANKLIGDESGFQTIESKEDQKLLSQLLDKERSIYWDYSLRKAGVPNKWYKGVVIKLPGGQLFDSYGAFIIYLDQIKLNNMVQKLVSGEGVAFLINEKGEYLTTPSGDGMSPNENELSLEDALKSRITKENLNDNTFKYNWQQQDYAVSYGEISKFGGKWTFVSATPLSQIVAPVTSLSRLILWISIIGMSIGLLLSWFASNKIYDPIYRLKKMFESSKNHKIDEKNEIIYIENQWNQHLITQKALSVKLEQSIPMLRESMLLQFLQGHLYTHTEAELIEKIKQLGWDVENKKFAVMVTQLHGLSELGSKYSERDSQLITFAASNIILELSSEKFDKVHVINFQKLSLGVFFVLDRTSTNEEIKTVLNKLAHDYIAAVNNMLRMKLTIVTSKVSDTLVDMPNVLEQTRKALRFRDLHTSNQMLDMNQFMIGNTSPKQFPSELEREIVHAVSIGLEDEAISLIRMFMVELQSNNGTELMVHQGMMKLLGTIHDTIIKHDVNLYVLYEGTHLYEQLMLLSEPEQIIEWFRKELISPFIRTLSISYDGHLREVIDKLLVQIKQEILMDVSLEKYADQLQMNSSKLSKVFRQIHGSNFIDTLIRLRIEKCKELLLTTDMKINEIAELLNYQPSYLIRMFKKSEGITPRQYREKHA, from the coding sequence ATGAGCAAAGCAAGAAATAAGAACAAAGGATTGATTTACTGGAAAAACTTAAGCCTTGTGCTGTTGATTACTTGTGTTCCTGTCGCTCTAATTAGTATCGTCCTATATTATATGGGAACGGATCAAATTGAAGTGGAAGTAAATAAAACTCATCAGAATCAGCTTGCGCAATCAATTGAGCATATGGAGGATTATTTAACTAATCTAGAGCATACGGTTGTGCGCCTCGCATTTGATCGTAGTATGGATGAAAGCTTGAAGAAGATGGATTTTATAATGGAATTTCAAAAAACGAATGAAATAATGAAATCGCTTACGTTAATGAAGGAATCCAATTTTCTGATTGGCAGCGTTGACTTATATTTACGTGATGCGAACAAGCTGATAGGAGATGAATCCGGATTTCAGACGATTGAGAGTAAAGAGGACCAGAAGCTGTTGAGTCAGTTATTGGACAAAGAGCGTTCTATTTATTGGGATTACTCTTTAAGAAAAGCAGGTGTGCCGAATAAATGGTATAAGGGTGTTGTAATCAAGCTTCCAGGTGGACAGCTATTTGATTCATATGGTGCATTCATTATTTATTTAGATCAAATCAAGCTCAATAATATGGTGCAAAAGCTCGTCTCTGGAGAAGGGGTTGCTTTTTTAATTAATGAAAAAGGTGAATATTTAACGACACCGAGCGGTGATGGGATGAGCCCAAATGAGAATGAGCTTAGTTTGGAGGATGCGTTAAAAAGCAGAATTACTAAAGAAAACTTAAATGACAATACATTTAAATACAATTGGCAGCAGCAAGACTATGCTGTATCTTATGGTGAAATATCAAAGTTTGGCGGGAAATGGACATTCGTATCTGCGACCCCACTGTCACAAATTGTAGCACCGGTTACTTCCTTATCGCGATTAATTTTATGGATTAGCATAATAGGCATGAGCATTGGTCTATTGCTATCATGGTTTGCATCCAACAAAATTTATGATCCGATTTATCGATTGAAAAAAATGTTTGAATCCTCTAAAAATCATAAAATTGATGAGAAAAATGAGATTATCTATATTGAGAATCAGTGGAATCAGCATTTGATTACGCAGAAGGCTTTGTCAGTGAAGTTAGAACAATCGATCCCGATGCTGCGTGAAAGTATGCTGTTGCAATTTTTGCAAGGCCATCTTTATACTCATACGGAAGCGGAGCTTATTGAAAAAATAAAACAGCTTGGCTGGGATGTGGAAAACAAAAAATTCGCAGTTATGGTCACGCAGCTTCATGGTTTATCCGAGCTAGGGAGCAAGTATTCTGAGCGCGATTCACAGCTTATTACGTTTGCCGCTTCCAATATCATTCTTGAGCTTAGCTCAGAGAAGTTTGATAAGGTACATGTTATTAATTTTCAAAAATTGTCTTTAGGAGTGTTTTTTGTTCTGGATAGAACGAGCACCAATGAGGAGATTAAAACAGTTCTTAATAAGCTTGCTCACGATTATATTGCGGCAGTGAATAATATGCTGCGAATGAAGCTAACTATCGTTACCAGCAAAGTATCCGATACGCTGGTAGATATGCCAAATGTGTTGGAGCAAACACGTAAAGCGCTTCGTTTCAGAGATTTGCATACGTCCAATCAGATGCTGGACATGAATCAATTTATGATAGGAAACACATCTCCGAAGCAATTTCCTTCTGAATTGGAAAGGGAAATCGTACATGCTGTAAGTATTGGGCTTGAGGATGAGGCTATAAGCTTGATTAGGATGTTTATGGTTGAACTGCAAAGCAACAATGGTACGGAGTTGATGGTGCATCAAGGAATGATGAAGCTGCTCGGTACGATTCACGACACGATTATTAAGCATGATGTGAATTTATATGTGCTATACGAAGGAACCCATCTTTACGAGCAATTGATGTTATTATCTGAGCCTGAGCAAATCATAGAATGGTTTCGCAAAGAATTGATTAGTCCATTCATTAGAACGTTGTCGATAAGCTATGACGGTCATTTGCGGGAAGTGATTGATAAGCTGCTTGTACAAATTAAACAGGAAATACTTATGGACGTTTCATTGGAGAAGTATGCTGATCAATTGCAGATGAATTCATCCAAGCTAAGCAAAGTGTTCAGACAGATACATGGAAGTAATTTTATCGATACGCTTATTCGCTTGCGGATTGAGAAGTGCAAGGAGCTGCTGTTAACTACAGATATGAAAATAAATGAAATCGCTGAGCTGCTTAATTATCAGCCGTCTTATTTAATTCGAATGTTTAAGAAAAGTGAAGGAATTACACCGAGACAGTATCGCGAGAAGCATGCATAA
- a CDS encoding ABC transporter permease subunit, translating into MDVQVKSKSKTSVWAELKRDRFLYLLVLPGVLYFLIFKYYPMWGIIIAFQDFSPYLGVWKSSWVGMEHFVRFFTNPSFYLLFRNTMMISLLNLIFFFPLPIILSLSMNEVSSKAFKRVIQSVVYLPHFLSWVIIAGITFLLLSQTNGIINLMLEFMGFPKIAFLTSENLFWGLLTGQNIWKETGWGTIIFLAAITGIDSQLYEAAKIDGASRIRQMWHVTLPGIRNVIIILLILRLGNIMDVGFEQVFLMANGAVANAADVFETYVYRNGIQQGQFSYTTAVGLFKSVIGLTLVVGANWLAKRFGEEGVY; encoded by the coding sequence ATGGATGTTCAGGTAAAGAGTAAAAGTAAAACCTCGGTGTGGGCTGAACTTAAGCGAGATAGATTTTTATATCTTCTCGTATTGCCGGGAGTTCTGTACTTCCTTATTTTCAAATACTACCCTATGTGGGGCATCATCATTGCTTTTCAAGATTTTTCTCCTTATTTAGGGGTATGGAAAAGCAGCTGGGTAGGCATGGAGCATTTCGTAAGATTTTTTACGAACCCAAGCTTTTACTTATTGTTTCGCAACACAATGATGATCAGCTTGTTAAATCTCATTTTTTTCTTTCCATTGCCCATTATATTATCGTTATCCATGAACGAGGTTAGCAGCAAAGCATTTAAGAGAGTAATCCAATCAGTCGTTTATTTACCGCATTTTTTATCATGGGTCATTATCGCTGGAATTACCTTTCTTCTATTGTCGCAAACGAATGGCATCATTAATTTAATGCTGGAATTTATGGGATTTCCGAAAATCGCATTTTTAACTAGTGAAAACTTATTTTGGGGGTTGTTGACTGGTCAAAATATTTGGAAAGAGACGGGCTGGGGAACTATTATTTTTCTGGCAGCTATTACAGGTATTGATTCACAGCTGTATGAAGCCGCGAAGATTGATGGAGCTAGTCGGATTCGTCAAATGTGGCATGTAACGCTGCCGGGCATTCGCAATGTCATTATTATTTTATTAATTCTCCGTCTAGGAAACATTATGGATGTCGGCTTCGAGCAAGTATTTCTAATGGCCAATGGTGCGGTTGCGAACGCAGCAGACGTCTTTGAAACGTATGTGTATCGCAATGGTATTCAGCAGGGTCAATTCAGTTATACAACAGCTGTCGGATTGTTTAAGTCGGTTATTGGCTTGACATTGGTTGTCGGTGCGAACTGGTTGGCCAAACGCTTTGGTGAGGAAGGAGTTTATTAA
- a CDS encoding carbohydrate ABC transporter permease — protein MRESLGDRLFNIINIILLVIIGLITLFPLYYVFVVSFTDPSEYIEKNGFVLFPEKWSLGSYEYLMSTSAFIRATGISAFLATVGTMLSLIVTSAFSFGLSRKRLRGRRIIMIMVLFTILFNPGIIPSYLLVRDVGLINSVWALIIPVLTSGWYVILMKSFFDSIPVELEEAAMIDGGNDLSIFFKIILPLSSASLAAFGLFYAVAYWNTFFSAVLYITDFTKVPLQIVLRNMLIDSDTAVGGASAMEMSSDKQLPTQTIKMAAVVISTLPILMVYPFLQKHFAKGVLLGSVKG, from the coding sequence ATGAGAGAAAGCTTGGGCGATCGCTTATTTAATATAATCAATATCATTTTATTGGTTATAATCGGTCTTATTACGTTGTTTCCACTTTATTATGTATTTGTCGTTTCGTTCACAGATCCTAGTGAATATATCGAAAAAAATGGCTTCGTGCTATTTCCAGAAAAATGGAGCCTTGGCTCCTACGAATATTTAATGTCGACCTCGGCCTTTATACGTGCAACTGGTATCAGCGCTTTTCTGGCAACGGTTGGCACTATGCTGAGCTTAATAGTAACCTCTGCTTTTTCTTTCGGTCTTTCACGCAAACGGCTGCGTGGTCGCAGAATAATCATGATTATGGTTTTGTTCACGATTCTGTTCAATCCTGGTATTATTCCATCGTACTTGCTGGTGCGTGATGTCGGATTAATTAACAGTGTGTGGGCGTTGATCATTCCAGTACTAACAAGCGGTTGGTATGTCATTTTAATGAAAAGCTTCTTTGACAGCATTCCAGTTGAGCTGGAAGAGGCGGCGATGATCGATGGCGGCAATGATTTAAGTATTTTTTTCAAAATTATTTTACCCTTGTCGTCTGCTTCGCTGGCAGCCTTTGGTTTGTTTTACGCTGTGGCGTACTGGAATACATTTTTTAGCGCAGTACTATATATTACTGATTTCACGAAAGTGCCCCTTCAGATTGTACTGCGCAATATGCTAATTGATTCCGATACTGCAGTAGGCGGCGCGTCAGCTATGGAAATGTCATCCGACAAGCAGCTGCCGACACAAACGATTAAAATGGCTGCGGTTGTCATTTCAACATTGCCTATTTTGATGGTGTATCCGTTTTTACAAAAGCATTTTGCAAAAGGTGTTTTGTTAGGCTCAGTTAAAGGATAA
- a CDS encoding enolase C-terminal domain-like protein, giving the protein MKTFTDLNRSWCIEKIEQVQMKGERPRQAGCNARLGVHGKEVSFPLVRITIGGISGYSWSRISREAAEALIGTPVGEIFCEEQWIKDRFQAIQFPLFEWLAIVRGIPVYELLSGQQTPLQAACYDTSLYFDDLHLSSEGDAVKLLQEEAMEGYNKGFRGFKIKVGRGAMHMDLMEGTKRDIAIVNGIREAVGPDCNISIDANNGYNLNLTKHVLKETKHSNLLWIEEAFHEDDQLYRQLKIWMAEENINVLITDGEGWAAQPIVEWAEQGLIDAIQYDLKDYGIVNWLKLAKRLASSNVKAAPHNYGGFYGNFASAQVYPAIEGFMFVEWDEAQIPGIDTSGYTIKDGKVLVPNTPGFGLHIDESNYDRKVRDNGWSV; this is encoded by the coding sequence ATGAAAACATTTACTGATTTAAACCGTTCATGGTGTATTGAAAAGATCGAGCAAGTGCAAATGAAAGGGGAACGTCCTAGACAAGCGGGCTGTAATGCCAGATTAGGTGTGCATGGCAAGGAGGTCAGCTTTCCATTAGTACGCATAACTATTGGTGGAATTTCGGGCTACAGCTGGTCCCGCATCTCTCGCGAAGCAGCAGAAGCATTGATCGGTACACCTGTTGGCGAAATCTTTTGTGAGGAGCAATGGATTAAGGATCGCTTTCAAGCTATTCAATTTCCGCTGTTTGAATGGCTGGCGATTGTTAGAGGTATTCCGGTATATGAGCTGTTAAGCGGACAGCAGACACCACTTCAAGCAGCTTGCTATGATACGTCTTTATATTTTGATGATCTTCATTTGAGCTCTGAGGGCGATGCGGTGAAGCTGCTGCAGGAAGAAGCGATGGAGGGCTATAATAAAGGATTTCGTGGATTTAAAATAAAAGTAGGTCGGGGCGCCATGCATATGGACCTGATGGAAGGAACGAAGCGGGATATTGCTATCGTTAACGGTATCCGTGAGGCGGTAGGTCCTGATTGCAATATTTCGATTGATGCCAATAACGGATACAATCTGAACTTGACTAAGCATGTATTGAAGGAAACGAAGCACTCTAACTTGTTGTGGATTGAGGAAGCATTTCATGAAGATGATCAATTGTACCGTCAATTAAAAATATGGATGGCTGAGGAAAACATTAATGTTCTCATTACTGATGGTGAAGGCTGGGCTGCGCAGCCGATTGTAGAATGGGCGGAGCAAGGCTTGATTGATGCGATTCAGTATGATTTGAAGGATTATGGTATTGTGAACTGGCTCAAGCTGGCGAAGCGGCTCGCTAGCAGCAATGTGAAAGCGGCACCACATAACTATGGCGGCTTCTATGGCAACTTTGCTTCAGCGCAGGTATATCCAGCTATCGAAGGCTTTATGTTTGTTGAGTGGGATGAAGCACAAATTCCAGGCATCGATACATCAGGCTATACAATTAAGGATGGCAAGGTTTTGGTGCCGAATACACCGGGCTTTGGTTTACACATAGATGAGAGCAACTATGATCGCAAGGTTCGTGACAATGGCTGGTCGGTATAG